From Cystobacter fuscus DSM 2262, one genomic window encodes:
- a CDS encoding serine/threonine protein kinase, giving the protein MTQVQLPQLGKYRLLEVIAKGGMGEVYKAQQEGPAGFSKTVVVKRVLPHLADAENFIEMFLEEARLAARLSHPNVVQIFELGEDRGEYFIAMEYIQGPSLHRVRKRLRELGHPFPVDIAAYVVAQALQGLHYAHELRDEAGKPLGVVHRDISPDNILVTMDGVVKVVDFGIAKAADSASKTQSGTLKGKLSYISPEQVNGWPASVHSDIYATGVVLYQLFTNTLPFRAPSNAALLQQIATAEPEAPDRRELDVPPVLSDIVMKALRKDPRERFATAQEMSRALLEALESCQRRLFPEDLGAFLKQLFEQEGSPRRFFAQPTPRGTRLSSPPVVVEDEATAPLLANPGTVTVAPARPRHRAIAWVLGGALMTAAVGVVALRPWERGTPPAPVAPSLAPAPAPGSVQAQKPVIPAPPEATVLPAAVVPPPEAAVPAPEQAAPSRAPTPEPTPSPAPSPQELSRVASMGRVQVRVNPWAEVFYEGRRLGITPMPAIRLPAGRRTLTLKNKELGVSRDYRVSVPANGEVTLKADLLE; this is encoded by the coding sequence ACGCGGAGAACTTCATCGAGATGTTCCTCGAGGAGGCCCGCCTGGCGGCGCGGCTGTCCCATCCCAACGTGGTGCAGATCTTCGAGCTGGGAGAGGACCGGGGCGAGTACTTCATCGCCATGGAGTACATCCAGGGGCCCTCGCTCCACCGCGTGCGCAAGCGCCTGCGGGAACTGGGGCACCCCTTTCCCGTCGACATCGCCGCGTACGTCGTCGCGCAGGCGCTCCAAGGACTGCACTACGCGCACGAGCTGCGGGATGAGGCTGGCAAACCCCTGGGAGTCGTCCACCGCGACATCAGCCCCGACAACATCCTGGTGACGATGGACGGCGTGGTGAAGGTCGTGGACTTCGGCATCGCCAAGGCGGCGGATTCCGCGTCCAAGACCCAGTCGGGCACACTGAAGGGCAAGCTCTCGTACATCTCGCCCGAGCAGGTGAATGGCTGGCCCGCCTCGGTGCACTCGGACATCTACGCCACCGGGGTGGTGCTCTACCAGCTGTTCACCAACACGCTGCCCTTTCGCGCGCCCTCGAACGCGGCGCTGCTCCAGCAGATCGCCACGGCGGAGCCCGAAGCGCCGGATCGGCGCGAGCTGGACGTGCCTCCCGTGCTCAGCGACATCGTCATGAAGGCGCTGCGGAAGGATCCCCGCGAGCGCTTCGCCACCGCACAGGAGATGTCCCGGGCGCTCCTCGAGGCCCTGGAGTCCTGTCAGCGGAGGCTCTTCCCGGAGGACCTCGGCGCGTTCCTCAAGCAGCTCTTCGAGCAGGAAGGCTCGCCGCGGCGCTTCTTCGCGCAGCCCACTCCACGCGGTACGCGGCTCTCCTCACCCCCCGTGGTCGTGGAGGACGAGGCGACGGCCCCCCTGCTCGCGAACCCGGGGACGGTGACGGTGGCGCCTGCCCGCCCGCGCCATCGCGCGATCGCCTGGGTGTTGGGAGGCGCCTTGATGACCGCGGCCGTGGGGGTGGTCGCCCTGCGACCGTGGGAGCGGGGGACGCCTCCCGCTCCCGTGGCTCCCTCCCTCGCGCCGGCTCCTGCCCCCGGGAGCGTCCAGGCCCAGAAGCCTGTCATCCCGGCGCCACCGGAGGCCACGGTGTTACCGGCGGCGGTGGTGCCCCCACCGGAGGCGGCGGTGCCAGCACCGGAGCAGGCGGCACCCTCGCGAGCGCCCACGCCCGAGCCCACCCCCTCCCCGGCGCCGTCGCCCCAGGAGCTCTCGCGGGTGGCCTCCATGGGGCGGGTGCAGGTCCGGGTCAATCCCTGGGCGGAGGTCTTCTACGAGGGCCGCAGACTGGGCATCACTCCCATGCCCGCCATCCGGCTCCCCGCGGGAAGACGGACCCTCACCTTGAAGAACAAGGAGCTCGGGGTGTCACGCGACTACCGCGTCTCCGTCCCCGCCAACGGCGAGGTCACGCTGAAGGCGGACCTCTTGGAGTAG
- a CDS encoding glycosyl hydrolase family 8, protein MPSLKHLLPGLALTVFGIADAAQAQNHPFGSHHQAYNASTLSVSAGTAAADSATADFYWKWKSRYVVAGCQAGDYRIKASTGDGAYVVSEGQGYGMLITVMMAGQDPQAQAIFDGLHRYNLRHPSQNNPDLLAWAQDVNCNDILDHDSATDGDLDIAYSLLLAHKQWGSTGSINYAAAATRVLNAIAQSNINPTTRLVNLGDWASLLQQDAPDYYYATRSSDWMLGHFRGFIGHASTDWSKVLSAHQTLLEKMQTTYASSTGLVPDFIIKTNTTTPRPAPAEFLEAPYDGSYSWNACRVPWRIGIDAAISGDTRSRNAASLLSRWIRGKTGGRPNNIRAGYQLNGTAIESYNDMVFMAPFAVAATVDSGGQAWLDSLWNQIVSTPPTEDYYGDTVKLLAMLSVSRNWMTP, encoded by the coding sequence ATGCCTTCGTTGAAACACCTTCTGCCAGGACTGGCACTGACCGTGTTTGGCATCGCCGATGCCGCGCAGGCCCAGAACCATCCATTCGGCAGCCACCATCAGGCCTATAACGCGTCGACCTTGAGCGTTTCGGCCGGCACGGCCGCGGCTGACAGCGCGACGGCGGACTTCTATTGGAAGTGGAAGAGCCGCTACGTCGTCGCCGGGTGCCAGGCGGGGGACTACCGCATCAAGGCCAGCACGGGTGATGGCGCCTATGTCGTGTCCGAGGGCCAGGGCTACGGAATGTTGATCACCGTGATGATGGCCGGGCAGGATCCGCAGGCCCAGGCCATCTTCGACGGCTTGCACCGCTACAACCTCCGGCATCCCAGCCAGAACAATCCCGACCTGTTGGCCTGGGCGCAGGATGTCAACTGCAACGACATCCTCGATCACGACTCGGCCACCGATGGAGATCTCGACATCGCCTACTCGTTGCTGCTCGCGCACAAGCAGTGGGGCTCCACCGGCTCCATCAACTACGCGGCCGCGGCCACGCGCGTGCTCAACGCGATCGCCCAGAGCAACATCAACCCGACCACGCGACTGGTCAACCTCGGCGACTGGGCCAGCCTGCTGCAGCAGGATGCTCCGGACTATTACTACGCCACGCGCAGCTCCGACTGGATGCTCGGCCACTTCCGCGGCTTCATCGGCCACGCCAGCACCGACTGGTCGAAGGTGCTGAGCGCGCACCAGACGCTGCTCGAGAAGATGCAGACCACCTACGCCAGCTCGACCGGCCTGGTGCCCGACTTCATCATCAAGACGAACACCACGACGCCTCGCCCCGCCCCCGCCGAATTCCTCGAGGCGCCGTACGACGGCAGCTACTCCTGGAACGCGTGCCGCGTGCCGTGGCGCATCGGCATCGACGCGGCCATCAGCGGCGACACCCGCTCGCGCAACGCGGCCAGCCTGCTCAGCCGTTGGATTCGCGGCAAGACGGGAGGCAGGCCGAACAACATCCGTGCTGGCTACCAACTCAACGGCACCGCGATCGAGTCCTACAACGACATGGTCTTCATGGCGCCGTTCGCCGTCGCGGCCACCGTGGACTCCGGCGGCCAGGCGTGGCTGGACAGCTTGTGGAACCAGATCGTCTCCACCCCCCCCACCGAGGACTACTACGGCGACACGGTCAAGCTGCTGGCCATGCTGAGCGTCTCGCGCAACTGGATGACGCCGTAG